A genomic window from Leptolyngbya sp. BL0902 includes:
- a CDS encoding PspA/IM30 family protein yields MGLFDRAFRTLRANLNGMVNQAEDPAKVLEQTLLEMESNLLQLRQAVAQAIATQKRTERQSAQAQTTAQEWYNRAELALQKGDEATARQALTRRQTSLEAAQAMDSQLVQQRQVVATMKENMHRLETKIAEAKTKKDLYIARARSAEASQRLQEMIGGFSSGGAKTAFDQMEQRVLDLEARSEAMQDLSGDPLERQFTALERGGPVEQELDAMKARLGQSAPAPESLPPAS; encoded by the coding sequence ATGGGGTTGTTTGATCGCGCCTTTCGTACCCTGCGGGCCAACCTCAACGGCATGGTCAACCAGGCTGAAGACCCCGCCAAAGTCCTGGAGCAAACCCTGTTGGAGATGGAGTCGAATCTGCTGCAACTGAGGCAGGCCGTCGCCCAGGCCATTGCCACCCAAAAGCGCACCGAACGCCAAAGCGCCCAGGCCCAAACCACCGCCCAAGAATGGTACAACCGCGCTGAACTCGCCCTGCAAAAAGGAGACGAGGCCACCGCCCGACAGGCTCTCACCCGCCGCCAAACCTCCCTAGAAGCAGCCCAAGCCATGGATAGTCAACTGGTGCAGCAGCGGCAGGTGGTTGCCACCATGAAGGAAAACATGCACCGCCTAGAAACTAAAATTGCCGAGGCTAAAACCAAAAAAGATTTGTACATTGCCCGCGCCCGTTCCGCCGAAGCCTCCCAGCGCTTGCAGGAGATGATCGGTGGCTTTAGCAGCGGTGGAGCCAAGACGGCATTCGACCAAATGGAACAGCGCGTGCTGGATTTAGAGGCTCGTTCTGAGGCCATGCAAGACCTCAGTGGCGACCCCCTAGAGCGCCAGTTCACTGCCCTAGAAAGGGGTGGCCCCGTTGAGCAAGAACTCGATGCTATGAAAGCTCGACTCGGTCAATCTGCCCCAGCCCCAGAGAGCCTACCCCCAGCAAGTTAA